One Natrinema longum genomic window, TCACGTTTGGGAGAGAGCGACTAAACCCCTTGTGTTCTCAGCAATCGCTCCCCCTCGCGAGGACGGCCGTCCGTTCTCGATTCGGTCAGTATCTAGTAGCAACTGAACCGATTTACACACTGATCGCAACGCTGTCGTGCGACCAGGAGTGCAATGACTTTCAGTGGCTACTATAGCGGGGTTGCTCGAGCGAATTCGAGCACGACGTTTTGCTCCGATCCGAATCGGATCGGAGAGTGTACGAGCTGGCTGGCAGTCAGCGGGGACGAGTCGGCCCCGACCAGCGACGACGAGAAGCAGCCGAGACGACGCACTTACGAACGCGAACGACCTGGATCGACCATGGCAGCGGATCTCGAGGAAAAGACGGACCGCTATGGCGAACTGCTCGCGGAGGCGCTTGAGGCGGCCACGATAGCGCCTCCTGAGGGGACGCCGATGGCCGAAGCGGCCGCCGACTGCTACGAGATGGCGTCGTCGTATCTAGAGGATGGGAATCACTTCCGGGAGCAAGCCGACTTGGTCAATGCACTCGCATCGTTTTCGTACGGGCACGCGTGGCTCGACGCCGGGGCCCGAGTCGGGCTGTTCGATGTGCCGAGAGAGGGTCACCTCTTTACTGTCGAGTGAGTTGGACGGCGTGTCGGATCGATCCCGCCTCCTCTCCCGCAGATTCCAAACGATTAATCACTATGTAACCGGAACCTATATAATAGCAAATCCAGTTAGTTTATAAAGTAGGCGAAACGTTTATATGCTTTACGACCTTACCCTATGTTAGCCGAGGCGACCGGGTTTCTTCTGGATTACCCCACCCGGGAGCCCCGAGTAACCCACCCGACACAATGACAGATACGAGCATCCGAACCTACACGAACGAACGAGAGACCGAGACGGAAACCGAAGACGAAACGACGTCGGTGACCGACGAGCAAGAGCACTGTCCGGAATGTGGCGGCCGACTGATCTCCGACGACGAACACGCCGAAACGGTCTGTACGGACTGTGGACTCGTCGTCGAGGAAGACGAGATCGATCGTGGCCCCGAATGGCGAGCGTTCGACGCCGCCGAAAAGGACGAAAAGTCCCGCGTCGGTGCGCCGACGACGAACATGATGCACGACCAGGGGCTCTCGACGAACATCGGCTGGCAGGACAAGGACGCCTACGGCCGCTCGCTCTCGAGCCGCCAGCGCCAGAAGATGCAGCGCCTGCGCACCTGGAACGAGCGATTCCGCACTCGCGACTCCAAGGAACGCAACCTGAAGCAGGCACTCGGCGAGATCGACCGGATGGCCTCCGCGCTCGGGCTCCCCGAGAACGTCCGCGAGACCGCGTCGGTCATCTACCGTCGCGCACTCGAGGAGGATCTGCTGCCAGGCCGTTCGATCGAAGGCGTCGCGACCGCGTCGCTGTATGCCGCCGCCCGCCAGGCCGGGACCCCGCGTAGCCTCGACGAGATCTCGGCCGTCTCCCGCGTCGAGAAGATGGAGTTGACCCGTACGTACCGCTACATCATCCGGGAACTCGGCCTCGAAGTCAAGCCGGCAGACCCCGAACACTACGTTCCCCGGTTCGTCAGCGACCTCGATCTCTCCGACGAGACCGAGCGGATGGCCCGCGACCTGCTCGAGTCGGCCCGTCAGGAGGGCGTCCACAGCGGCAAGTCGCCGGTCGGCCTCGCTGCCGCGGCAGTGTACGCCGCCGCGCTCTTGACCAACGAGAAAGTCACCCAAAACGAGGTCAGCGACGTCGCGAGCATCTCCGAAGTCACCATCCGAAACCGGTACAAGGAACTGCTCGAGGCATCGGACACGGCTGCACCCGCGTAAACGAGGAACTACCGTCGCGTCGACATCTGTCGGTCCGCAAACGCGGGTGGCGTTTCCGGTCGAACGGAACTGCGACAAAGCTTTTCATGTCTCGTGTGAAAGGGAGTGCCATGGACCAGACGACCGTCCAACTGTTGTGTCCAGAGTGTGCGAAAGACTGGCAGGTGTCTCCGGACGAACTCCCCGCGGCCGCCGAAATGTTTCACTGCCCGAACTGTCATGCCTCTCGTCGGACCGCGGAATTCATGCGAACGGATCGCGATCTACAGACGCTGAAACAACTCGGATAGGCTGCTGTCTCGATTTCGAGGGCAGTTCCGATAGCAGCGTTTTGAACCCGTCGTTCTCGCAGTACCTACAGTTTCGGTCCCCGGAGGGAGCGTGTTCGGATGGTGTCTGAAAGAGCTGGTTACTGTGGTAAATACGATCGTAACACGCTGTTATGATACTGTTTTCTTCACGTAGGAGGGGCGTTCGAATCGTTTCGATCGATGATACTCCGGTCAGCAGGGCGGGACAGCGTGTTAACGCGACTCAAGATAATAATATAACCCTGCAGTGGATAGGATTGCATGGTTATGAAGAAACAGGAGCTCATTCACCTTCACGGCCTTCTTGCGGAGGTATCCAATCAGTGTGCCGAGTGGGACGATTGTCAGATCGACCTCGAAACGTACGAATCGAAGGGGATCCGGCCGACATCCATTCACAAGTCGAAAACCGACCACAAAGCCGCTGTTTTTGCACTCGCTGGCGGGATCACGAAGAACATGCGCGAAGAAGAGCAGGAAGCAGTCCCCGCCACCGCGGACTGAGATTCTCGTCGTATCCTCGGATAGATCGACACGACAACTGGCGAGACTGCGTCCGATACACGGAGCCACGAGTCAACGGCAGTCCCTTCTCACATCACGGGTGCCAAGAAAGACGAACGGCTACTGATTATTCGACGAGGTCTTCGAACTCGGGGAGGATCTCCTCGTCGTCGGCGTCGTCGTCACTGGCGTCTGGGGTGGGAGTCGTCTCCGTCCGGTCGGTATCCGACGACTCGTCGGTCTCGTCCGTTTCGTCGTCGGCGTCTTCGTCTTCGAGGATGTCGATCTGCGTGACTTCGAGCGGGATGTTCTCGAGGCGTTGCCCGATCTCTTTGCGTGCGATACGCGAGGCGTGCTCCTCCCGCTCGACGTTGAAGACGGTCATCTCCAGTTCGAGCGCGACGAGCGCTTCGTCGGCCGCGATAAACGCCGGTGGGAGCTCCTCACCCGATGGGGACGTCCGCTCGCCCATGTTGATTTCGACGTAGTTGAGGTCAGGGTTCAACATTTCGCCGGTCTTCGAAATGGCAATACGGATCGCTTCGTCTTCCGTTTCAACGTCGAATACCGGCACGGCAGCTTCGACGACGACCCT contains:
- a CDS encoding DUF357 domain-containing protein produces the protein MAADLEEKTDRYGELLAEALEAATIAPPEGTPMAEAAADCYEMASSYLEDGNHFREQADLVNALASFSYGHAWLDAGARVGLFDVPREGHLFTVE
- a CDS encoding transcription initiation factor IIB gives rise to the protein MTDTSIRTYTNERETETETEDETTSVTDEQEHCPECGGRLISDDEHAETVCTDCGLVVEEDEIDRGPEWRAFDAAEKDEKSRVGAPTTNMMHDQGLSTNIGWQDKDAYGRSLSSRQRQKMQRLRTWNERFRTRDSKERNLKQALGEIDRMASALGLPENVRETASVIYRRALEEDLLPGRSIEGVATASLYAAARQAGTPRSLDEISAVSRVEKMELTRTYRYIIRELGLEVKPADPEHYVPRFVSDLDLSDETERMARDLLESARQEGVHSGKSPVGLAAAAVYAAALLTNEKVTQNEVSDVASISEVTIRNRYKELLEASDTAAPA
- a CDS encoding UPF0058 family protein; its protein translation is MKKQELIHLHGLLAEVSNQCAEWDDCQIDLETYESKGIRPTSIHKSKTDHKAAVFALAGGITKNMREEEQEAVPATAD
- a CDS encoding DUF555 domain-containing protein, producing the protein MNCRVVVEAAVPVFDVETEDEAIRIAISKTGEMLNPDLNYVEINMGERTSPSGEELPPAFIAADEALVALELEMTVFNVEREEHASRIARKEIGQRLENIPLEVTQIDILEDEDADDETDETDESSDTDRTETTPTPDASDDDADDEEILPEFEDLVE